In the Flavobacterium pallidum genome, one interval contains:
- the pyrR gene encoding bifunctional pyr operon transcriptional regulator/uracil phosphoribosyltransferase PyrR yields MSQKVLLTSKEVNIILHRLACQLIEKHLDFSETILIGIQPRGAFLAERLKDMLEKEYKVTDISLGYLDITFFRDDFRRTGKPLEANKTDINFLVEEKKVIFIDDVLFTGRSIRSALTAIQSFGRPSVIELLVLIDRRFSRDLPIQPDYRGRQVDAINNEKVKVCWTENEGEDAVYLIRN; encoded by the coding sequence ATGAGTCAAAAAGTATTGCTCACTTCAAAAGAAGTCAATATCATTCTGCACCGTTTGGCCTGCCAGCTGATTGAAAAACACCTTGATTTTTCAGAAACCATCCTTATCGGAATCCAGCCGCGTGGCGCATTTCTGGCCGAAAGGCTTAAGGATATGCTCGAAAAGGAATACAAAGTGACGGACATTTCACTGGGTTATCTCGATATCACTTTTTTCAGGGACGATTTCCGGCGTACGGGTAAGCCCCTCGAAGCGAATAAAACGGATATCAATTTTCTGGTGGAAGAAAAAAAGGTGATTTTCATAGATGACGTGTTGTTTACCGGTCGCAGCATCCGTTCCGCCTTGACTGCAATCCAGTCCTTCGGAAGGCCGTCCGTGATCGAACTCTTGGTGCTTATCGACAGGCGTTTCAGTCGCGACCTGCCCATCCAGCCCGATTATCGTGGCAGGCAGGTGGATGCCATCAATAATGAAAAAGTGAAAGTCTGCTGGACCGAAAATGAAGGCGAAGATGCGGTTTATTTAATTAGGAATTAA
- a CDS encoding response regulator, translating into MTIFLTDDDSDDCMLFSEALRESHSDVSLNVTTDGVKLMEMLHEMPPSPPMVLFLDLNMPRKNGFECLDEIRKSPNLKDIPIIIFSTSSNTDIIDRTYSQGANYFISKPNSFVLLKKAIEHILSFDSTQLNKKPLREKYVINVA; encoded by the coding sequence ATGACTATTTTCCTTACAGACGATGACAGTGACGACTGCATGCTTTTCTCGGAAGCATTGCGCGAATCGCACTCGGATGTCAGCCTGAACGTTACTACCGACGGAGTGAAGCTGATGGAGATGCTGCATGAAATGCCCCCATCCCCGCCGATGGTTTTATTCCTCGATCTGAACATGCCCAGAAAAAATGGTTTCGAATGCCTTGATGAAATCCGGAAATCCCCGAATTTGAAAGACATCCCGATCATTATCTTTTCGACCTCTTCGAATACGGACATTATTGACCGTACATACAGTCAGGGCGCTAATTATTTCATTTCGAAGCCCAACTCTTTTGTGCTGCTTAAAAAAGCCATCGAACACATATTGTCATTTGATTCCACGCAACTGAATAAAAAGCCCCTGCGTGAAAAATATGTGATTAATGTAGCCTGA
- a CDS encoding ribonuclease Z → MKLTILGCYAATPRTFTNPTSQVLEIRNHHFLIDCAEATQVQLRKNKIKFTQISHIFISHLHGDHFYGLIGLISSFTLLNRTNDLHVYGPKGIKEIILLQLRYANSYTGYQLFFHELESRESEVVFEDDKVIVSTIPLKHRVYTNGYLFREKPAERKLDSNAVREHKIEICYFQNIKNGKDIKLDDGTVIPNEKLSFDPPAPKSYAFCSDTVYTESYLDIIKDVDVLYHESTFLETEAHLSERTMHCTAKQAAEIALKAHAKQLILGHFSTRYDSIESFREEAQTIFPATDLADDGKVFEF, encoded by the coding sequence ATGAAACTCACCATACTCGGCTGTTACGCCGCCACACCGCGCACTTTTACGAATCCCACTTCACAGGTACTTGAAATCCGTAACCATCACTTCCTGATCGATTGTGCCGAAGCAACTCAGGTGCAGCTGCGAAAGAATAAAATCAAGTTCACGCAGATCAGCCATATTTTTATCTCGCACCTGCACGGCGATCATTTCTACGGGCTGATTGGACTGATTTCGAGTTTTACACTGCTCAACCGTACCAACGATCTTCATGTTTACGGCCCGAAAGGCATCAAGGAAATTATCCTGCTGCAACTACGCTATGCCAATTCCTACACCGGTTACCAGCTTTTCTTCCACGAACTGGAATCCAGGGAATCCGAAGTGGTTTTTGAAGATGATAAGGTCATCGTGAGCACCATTCCGCTAAAGCATCGTGTGTATACGAATGGCTACCTTTTCAGGGAAAAGCCGGCCGAAAGGAAACTGGATTCCAATGCCGTAAGGGAACATAAAATCGAGATCTGTTATTTCCAGAACATCAAGAACGGTAAAGATATCAAGCTGGATGACGGAACTGTAATCCCAAATGAAAAATTGAGTTTTGACCCGCCTGCACCAAAAAGCTACGCCTTCTGCTCTGATACGGTTTACACTGAATCCTATCTCGATATCATAAAAGACGTCGATGTGTTGTATCATGAATCTACTTTCCTGGAAACTGAAGCGCATTTGTCTGAAAGAACGATGCATTGTACCGCAAAACAGGCTGCTGAAATTGCGCTTAAAGCCCATGCAAAACAATTGATCCTCGGGCATTTTTCTACCCGATACGATTCCATCGAAAGTTTCAGGGAAGAAGCCCAAACCATTTTCCCGGCCACAGATCTCGCGGACGACGGCAAAGTTTTTGAATTTTAA
- a CDS encoding ABC-F family ATP-binding cassette domain-containing protein, with product MLTVNNLSVQFGKRILFDEVNTTFSHGNIYGVIGANGAGKSTFLKILAGDIDPTSGHVFLEPGKRMSVLNQNHNMFDEHTVLETVMMGNKVLYAVKKEMDELYLDYNDKNADRIGELQVQFEEMNGWNADSDAAAMLSNLGIGEDMHYTMMADLDGKLKVRVLLAQALFGSPDVLIMDEPTNDLDFETIGWLENFLANYENTVIVVSHDRHFLDAVCTHISDIDFSKINHYSGNYTFWYESSQLAAKQRAQQNKKAEEKKAELEEFIRRFSANVAKSKQATSRKKMISKLNISEIKPSSRRYPAIIFDQEREAGDQILNVKNLSASIDGETLFKDVDVNMAKGDKIVLFSKDSRATTAFYEILNNNIKPDAGTFDWGVTTNQAYLPVENHDFFENDLSLVDWLRQWAKTEEERDEVYIRGFLGKMIFSGEEALKTSRVLSGGEKVRCMLSRMMMERANVLMIDEPTNHLDLESITAFNNSLKNFKGSVIFTTHDHEFAQTVGNRVIELTPNGAIDRYMTFDEYLDDEKVQELRKKMYS from the coding sequence ATGTTAACAGTAAATAATTTATCGGTACAGTTTGGCAAAAGGATTTTGTTTGACGAAGTAAACACAACCTTTTCCCATGGCAATATTTATGGTGTCATCGGGGCAAATGGAGCCGGAAAATCTACCTTTTTAAAAATCCTTGCCGGAGATATCGACCCCACTTCAGGCCACGTTTTCCTTGAGCCCGGCAAGCGGATGTCGGTGCTGAACCAGAACCACAACATGTTCGATGAGCACACCGTCCTGGAAACGGTCATGATGGGCAACAAGGTCTTGTATGCGGTAAAAAAGGAAATGGACGAATTGTACCTTGATTACAACGATAAAAATGCTGACCGTATCGGGGAGCTCCAGGTGCAGTTTGAGGAAATGAATGGCTGGAATGCCGATTCCGATGCCGCCGCAATGCTTTCTAATCTAGGCATCGGCGAGGACATGCATTACACGATGATGGCAGATCTGGACGGTAAACTGAAAGTACGTGTGCTTCTGGCACAGGCACTTTTCGGAAGCCCGGACGTGTTAATCATGGATGAGCCGACGAACGACCTGGATTTCGAAACCATTGGCTGGCTTGAGAATTTCCTTGCGAATTATGAAAATACGGTGATTGTCGTTTCGCACGACCGTCACTTCCTGGATGCGGTTTGTACTCATATTTCGGATATTGATTTCAGCAAGATCAACCATTATTCCGGGAATTATACATTTTGGTATGAATCAAGCCAATTGGCCGCCAAACAGCGTGCCCAGCAAAATAAGAAAGCTGAGGAAAAGAAAGCGGAACTGGAGGAATTCATCCGCCGTTTCAGTGCCAACGTAGCCAAATCAAAACAGGCGACTTCGCGTAAGAAAATGATCAGCAAATTGAACATTTCTGAAATCAAGCCTTCCAGCCGCCGTTATCCTGCCATCATTTTCGATCAGGAACGCGAAGCCGGCGACCAGATCCTGAATGTAAAAAATCTCAGCGCATCCATTGACGGCGAAACGCTTTTCAAGGATGTCGATGTCAATATGGCAAAAGGTGACAAGATTGTCCTTTTCTCAAAGGATTCCCGAGCTACGACAGCATTTTACGAAATCCTGAACAACAATATTAAACCGGACGCCGGTACATTTGATTGGGGTGTGACCACAAACCAGGCATACCTTCCGGTGGAAAACCACGATTTTTTCGAAAATGATTTGTCATTGGTGGACTGGCTGCGCCAATGGGCAAAAACCGAGGAAGAGCGCGACGAGGTGTATATCCGCGGATTTTTAGGCAAGATGATTTTCTCCGGTGAAGAAGCGCTGAAAACCAGCCGTGTATTATCCGGTGGAGAAAAAGTACGCTGTATGCTGTCAAGGATGATGATGGAGCGCGCCAATGTCCTGATGATCGATGAACCTACGAACCACCTCGACCTGGAATCGATCACGGCATTCAACAATTCACTGAAAAATTTTAAAGGTTCGGTGATTTTCACTACGCATGACCATGAATTTGCGCAGACTGTAGGAAACCGGGTTATTGAATTGACCCCGAATGGTGCCATCGACCGTTACATGACTTTCGATGAATACCTTGATGATGAAAAAGTACAGGAGCTTCGCAAGAAAATGTATTCATAA
- a CDS encoding ribonuclease Z — MKVEKKANMTTIKETEGDFTAFLMKITHEYKSFEKQHLIIDISNLKGLSVKEINGFLPLSKEHKKAKKSFVVIANDIDFNKVSDKLSVVPTKTEAHDIIEMEEIERDLGF, encoded by the coding sequence ATGAAAGTAGAAAAGAAAGCGAACATGACCACAATCAAGGAAACTGAAGGTGATTTCACAGCTTTCCTTATGAAAATTACACACGAGTACAAGTCTTTTGAAAAGCAACACCTGATCATCGATATCTCGAACCTGAAAGGACTTTCGGTAAAGGAAATCAATGGTTTTTTGCCTTTGTCAAAAGAACATAAAAAAGCAAAAAAATCGTTCGTAGTCATTGCAAATGACATCGATTTCAATAAAGTTTCCGACAAACTTTCAGTAGTTCCGACGAAAACCGAAGCACACGATATCATCGAAATGGAAGAAATCGAACGCGACCTCGGATTCTAA
- a CDS encoding aspartate carbamoyltransferase catalytic subunit yields the protein MKELSVNHLLGIKYITKDDIDLIFETADHFKEVINRPIKKVPSLRDITIANIFFENSTRTKLSFELAQKRLSADVISFSAAQSSVKKGETLIDTVNNILAMKVDMVVMRHANPGAAYFLSQNVKASIINAGDGAHEHPTQGLLDSYSIRERLGGVAGKKVVIVGDILHSRVALSNIYALQLQGADVKVCGPKTLIPKYIGSLGVKVEPNLRKALEWCDVANMLRVQNERMDVNYFPSTREYAQQYGVDKALLDSLNKEIVIMHPGPINRGVEITSDVADSGQSVILDQVENGVAVRMAVIYLLASKIQ from the coding sequence ATGAAAGAATTAAGCGTAAATCATTTACTGGGAATCAAATACATCACCAAAGATGACATTGACCTGATTTTTGAAACCGCCGATCATTTTAAGGAAGTCATCAACCGCCCGATCAAGAAAGTGCCTTCGTTGCGCGACATCACGATTGCCAACATCTTTTTTGAAAACAGCACCCGTACGAAATTGTCTTTTGAACTGGCCCAAAAAAGGCTTTCTGCAGATGTTATCAGTTTTTCCGCGGCGCAATCTTCAGTCAAGAAAGGCGAAACACTGATCGATACGGTAAATAATATCCTGGCGATGAAAGTCGATATGGTCGTGATGCGCCATGCGAATCCCGGCGCTGCCTATTTTCTTTCCCAAAATGTGAAAGCGAGCATCATCAATGCGGGCGACGGAGCACATGAGCACCCGACACAAGGCCTGCTTGACAGTTATTCGATCCGTGAAAGGTTGGGCGGCGTGGCAGGAAAAAAAGTAGTGATCGTAGGTGACATATTGCATTCGCGCGTGGCATTATCCAACATTTATGCATTGCAGCTGCAGGGTGCCGACGTAAAAGTATGCGGCCCCAAAACGCTAATCCCGAAATATATAGGGAGCCTTGGTGTAAAAGTGGAGCCGAACTTACGTAAAGCATTGGAATGGTGCGATGTAGCGAATATGCTTCGCGTGCAAAATGAACGCATGGATGTCAATTATTTTCCCTCCACGCGTGAATATGCACAACAATATGGAGTCGATAAAGCGTTGCTGGATTCCTTAAATAAAGAGATCGTAATCATGCACCCCGGCCCGATAAACCGTGGTGTCGAAATCACGTCTGATGTGGCAGATTCAGGGCAGTCCGTGATTTTAGACCAGGTCGAAAACGGTGTTGCCGTACGCATGGCGGTGATTTATCTTTTGGCCTCCAAAATCCAATAA
- a CDS encoding sensor histidine kinase → MRKPRHIQIRVIFIFAVIFLLSLSIYCYNRISELTKSYYLVDHTNTVKLELEKYASTIKDIESAQRGFLLTKDSIYYNEFNDHLRKIKPKIDSVRRLTKDSRLQQLYVNVLEDLTEKRIAVMLQTMALGDINKIPKSQRLKNRAQRIFFRKHINKMMAVEESFLKKRTILMERQSSLTPLFTVLLMISALIALILSYYAINRELKISDRLKGNLEESKNELTQKNITLQGNNEQLEAVNKELEAFTYISSHDLQEPLRKIQTLISLVLEKESATLTDTGKNYLERIRNSSERMQDLIKDLLAYSRVTTEHFHVAQGNLNDIVNEVISDLEEELTAKNAVIEVQGEEKVFMIETQFRQLLTNLISNAVKFSRENITPRIVVENKTIKGTMVPFEKAIPEKNYSLITIRDNGIGFDMQYRDRIFEVFQRLYSSQQYAGTGIGLAIVKKIVENHSGFIAAESIEGEGTVFNVYLPC, encoded by the coding sequence ATGAGGAAACCGCGACATATACAAATCAGGGTCATTTTTATATTTGCAGTAATTTTCCTGCTTTCGCTTTCCATTTATTGCTATAACAGGATCAGCGAGCTTACAAAATCCTATTATCTGGTTGACCATACCAATACGGTGAAGCTGGAACTTGAAAAATATGCGTCGACGATAAAAGATATCGAATCGGCACAACGCGGTTTTCTTTTGACAAAAGATTCGATTTATTACAATGAATTCAATGACCACCTCCGCAAGATAAAACCGAAAATAGATTCCGTCAGGCGACTCACAAAAGACAGCAGGTTGCAACAGCTATATGTAAATGTCCTGGAGGACCTTACAGAAAAACGAATTGCTGTAATGCTGCAAACAATGGCATTAGGGGACATCAATAAAATCCCTAAATCGCAACGGCTTAAGAACAGGGCGCAACGCATCTTCTTCCGTAAACATATCAACAAAATGATGGCGGTGGAAGAGTCTTTCTTAAAAAAGCGGACAATTTTGATGGAGCGTCAATCTTCATTAACCCCGCTGTTTACCGTTTTGCTAATGATTTCGGCATTGATTGCATTGATCTTATCCTATTATGCCATAAACCGCGAGCTTAAGATTTCGGACCGCCTGAAAGGCAATCTCGAAGAAAGCAAAAACGAACTGACACAGAAAAACATTACACTCCAGGGAAACAATGAGCAGTTGGAAGCGGTTAATAAGGAACTTGAGGCATTCACTTACATCTCCAGCCATGATTTGCAGGAACCTTTGCGTAAAATCCAGACATTGATTTCTTTGGTGCTTGAAAAAGAATCTGCAACACTTACTGATACCGGAAAAAATTACCTGGAACGCATCCGGAATTCTTCAGAGCGTATGCAGGACCTGATTAAGGATTTGCTGGCTTACTCAAGGGTTACCACAGAACATTTCCATGTTGCTCAAGGCAATTTGAATGACATTGTAAACGAAGTGATTTCCGATCTTGAGGAAGAACTGACAGCTAAAAATGCGGTTATTGAGGTTCAGGGCGAAGAAAAGGTCTTTATGATCGAAACGCAATTCAGGCAATTGCTTACAAACCTGATTTCAAATGCTGTAAAGTTTTCCCGTGAAAACATTACACCACGTATAGTTGTAGAAAATAAAACGATCAAAGGCACCATGGTACCCTTTGAAAAAGCCATTCCTGAAAAAAACTATTCCTTGATTACCATCCGTGACAATGGCATCGGGTTCGACATGCAATACCGGGACCGCATTTTCGAGGTATTCCAGCGGCTTTATTCCAGCCAGCAATATGCAGGAACGGGTATTGGATTGGCTATCGTAAAGAAAATCGTTGAAAACCACTCGGGTTTTATTGCTGCAGAGAGCATTGAAGGTGAAGGCACTGTCTTCAACGTTTATTTGCCTTGCTGA
- the pdxH gene encoding pyridoxamine 5'-phosphate oxidase — translation MEDLSNYRQSYEKDSLTENAIPEDPMNLFQKWFHQADETGSGEANAMTVSTFGLDGFPKSRVVLLKKYDEDGFIFYTNYNSEKGKAIAQNPNMCLSFFWPALERQVIIKGKAEKVPEALSDNYFDSRPHGSRLGAAVSNQSEVIPSREFLEEKLATLEKQYDGKEVPRPKNWGGYLVRPVQVEFWQGRPNRLHDRIRYHLQDDYSWKIDRLAP, via the coding sequence ATGGAAGATTTAAGCAATTACAGACAATCATACGAAAAGGATTCGCTAACCGAAAATGCGATTCCCGAAGACCCAATGAACCTATTTCAAAAATGGTTCCACCAGGCCGATGAAACCGGTTCCGGAGAAGCAAATGCCATGACTGTGTCTACTTTCGGGCTTGACGGTTTCCCGAAATCGCGCGTGGTTTTGCTAAAAAAATATGACGAAGACGGCTTTATATTTTATACCAATTACAATTCCGAAAAAGGAAAAGCGATTGCTCAAAATCCGAATATGTGCCTGTCATTCTTCTGGCCGGCTTTAGAACGTCAGGTGATTATAAAAGGCAAAGCCGAAAAAGTTCCCGAAGCCCTGTCCGATAATTATTTCGACAGCCGCCCACATGGAAGCCGCCTGGGTGCGGCAGTTTCCAATCAGAGTGAAGTGATTCCTTCACGGGAATTCCTTGAAGAAAAACTGGCAACACTCGAAAAGCAGTATGACGGAAAAGAAGTGCCAAGGCCAAAAAACTGGGGCGGTTATCTTGTACGCCCTGTTCAGGTGGAATTTTGGCAGGGCAGGCCCAACAGGCTTCACGACCGCATCAGGTACCATCTTCAGGATGATTATTCCTGGAAAATTGACAGGCTTGCCCCTTAA
- a CDS encoding prolipoprotein diacylglyceryl transferase gives MKLPFDFPLFQNPGLVHYVFETMAFVVGMQVYYAHRKKITDHISDKNRLLILAGAISGALLGSRLVAVLENPQAIASLTLSEIYQSKTIAGGLAGGLFGVELIKKCIGVNTASGDLYVLPIITAVFIGRIGCFLSGVAEPTFGIETTFFTGMDLGDGVQRHPIALYEMFFLLLLWIVFRKIKNYRIINGDRFKLFMILYFLFRFLVEFLKPFHPLIAGLSSIHLTCLFIYIYYHRFLLRITNLKSHEDQRLRLL, from the coding sequence ATGAAGCTGCCTTTCGATTTTCCTTTATTTCAAAACCCTGGCCTTGTGCATTATGTTTTCGAGACCATGGCATTTGTTGTCGGGATGCAGGTTTATTATGCCCACCGGAAAAAGATTACGGACCATATTTCAGATAAAAACAGACTGCTGATCCTAGCAGGAGCCATATCAGGAGCATTGTTGGGTTCACGCCTGGTGGCGGTGCTCGAAAATCCCCAGGCCATTGCTTCCCTGACTTTATCGGAAATTTATCAAAGCAAGACTATAGCAGGCGGCCTTGCCGGGGGGCTGTTCGGGGTCGAACTCATTAAAAAATGCATTGGTGTCAATACGGCTTCAGGTGACCTGTATGTGTTGCCGATTATTACCGCAGTCTTTATAGGGCGCATTGGCTGTTTCCTTTCAGGGGTGGCTGAGCCTACTTTTGGTATTGAAACCACATTTTTTACGGGAATGGATCTTGGAGACGGTGTGCAAAGGCATCCTATAGCATTATATGAGATGTTTTTTCTGCTGCTGCTCTGGATCGTATTCAGAAAAATCAAAAATTACAGGATCATAAACGGCGACAGGTTCAAGTTGTTCATGATATTGTATTTCCTGTTTCGGTTCCTGGTTGAATTCCTCAAGCCGTTCCACCCGCTGATTGCCGGCCTGAGCAGCATCCACCTTACATGCCTGTTCATTTACATCTACTATCACCGATTCCTGTTAAGGATCACCAATTTAAAATCGCATGAAGACCAGAGACTACGTTTATTATGA
- a CDS encoding radical SAM protein translates to MKTRDYVYYDYTKSLCPDCLKLADAKIVFQDGAVWMLKHCREHGDSKVMIADDIEYYKQIRNYNKQSEIPLKFNTKVHYGCPYDCGLCTDHEQHSCLTVIEVTDRCNLSCPTCYANSAPNYGRHRTLQEIECMLDTVVDNEGEPDVVQISGGEPTVHPDFFKILDLAKSKPIKHLMVNTNGIRIAKDIAFVEKLAAYMPDFEVYLQFDSFRPEVLKKLRGEDLTEVRLKAIDNLNAFNISTTLVITLQKGENDDEIGQILDYALQQRCVRGVTFQPTQVAGRNENYDDTTGRITLTEVRRKIYEQSSVFTPQDLIPVPCNPDALCMAYALKVDGEVMPMTRFINPEDLLNNSKNTIVFEHDERLREHMLTLFSTGISVDCAEDAFGELLCCLPRVQSDTLGYDNLFRIIIMNFMDAHDFDVRAVKKSCVHIVSDKMKIIPFETMNLFYREKQIDALRKELKPI, encoded by the coding sequence ATGAAGACCAGAGACTACGTTTATTATGATTATACCAAAAGCCTGTGCCCTGATTGCCTGAAGCTTGCCGATGCCAAAATAGTATTTCAGGACGGTGCAGTATGGATGCTGAAGCATTGCCGCGAACATGGCGACAGTAAGGTGATGATTGCTGACGATATTGAATATTACAAACAGATTCGGAATTACAACAAACAATCAGAGATTCCATTGAAATTCAATACCAAGGTGCACTATGGATGTCCTTACGATTGCGGACTTTGTACCGACCACGAGCAACATTCGTGCCTAACGGTCATAGAAGTTACCGACCGCTGCAACCTTTCCTGCCCGACCTGCTATGCCAATTCTGCGCCAAATTACGGCAGGCACCGCACCCTTCAGGAAATCGAATGCATGCTCGATACCGTTGTTGACAACGAGGGCGAACCCGATGTGGTCCAGATTTCGGGTGGTGAGCCAACCGTACATCCTGATTTCTTCAAAATCCTCGACCTGGCCAAGTCGAAGCCCATAAAACACCTGATGGTAAACACCAATGGGATACGAATTGCCAAAGACATAGCATTTGTGGAAAAACTTGCTGCCTACATGCCTGATTTTGAAGTATACCTGCAGTTTGACAGTTTCCGTCCCGAAGTATTGAAAAAACTTCGCGGGGAAGACCTTACCGAGGTCCGGCTTAAAGCCATTGATAACCTGAATGCTTTTAATATATCGACGACATTGGTCATCACGCTTCAGAAAGGGGAAAATGATGATGAAATCGGACAAATCCTCGACTATGCGCTGCAGCAGCGATGTGTCAGGGGTGTCACATTCCAGCCAACGCAGGTTGCAGGCCGGAATGAAAATTACGACGATACGACAGGACGCATCACACTCACCGAGGTAAGGCGTAAGATTTACGAGCAGAGCAGTGTGTTTACGCCCCAGGACCTCATCCCCGTGCCCTGCAATCCTGACGCATTGTGTATGGCCTACGCACTGAAGGTGGATGGCGAAGTGATGCCAATGACACGCTTCATAAACCCGGAAGATTTACTGAACAATTCAAAAAATACTATTGTTTTCGAGCACGACGAACGCCTCAGGGAACATATGCTGACGTTGTTCAGTACGGGAATTTCAGTAGACTGTGCCGAAGATGCCTTCGGGGAATTGCTTTGCTGCCTTCCGCGGGTACAGTCGGACACTTTGGGATACGACAATTTATTTCGTATCATTATCATGAATTTTATGGATGCCCACGATTTTGATGTCAGGGCGGTCAAGAAATCCTGTGTGCACATCGTGAGCGATAAGATGAAGATCATCCCCTTTGAAACGATGAACCTTTTTTACAGGGAAAAACAAATTGATGCATTGCGAAAAGAACTAAAACCTATTTGA
- a CDS encoding SixA phosphatase family protein — MKNLIIIRHAKSSWDSPVSDKERTLTINGARDAALVAEKIADYLPAKFHAWSSTATRAMGTANLFKAVFPENIAIEFKDELYTFDSSKLESIVRTIPNSYDCVIIFGHNEAITDFVNTFGSIFIDNVPTSGFVSLQFDTDSWRDFSKGETDKIVFPRDLR; from the coding sequence ATGAAAAACCTCATTATTATCCGGCATGCAAAATCCAGTTGGGATTCTCCGGTAAGCGATAAAGAAAGGACGCTGACTATAAATGGCGCACGTGATGCTGCGCTTGTCGCAGAAAAGATTGCGGATTACCTGCCTGCAAAATTCCATGCCTGGAGCAGTACAGCGACACGGGCCATGGGGACCGCGAATCTTTTCAAGGCCGTTTTCCCGGAAAATATTGCGATAGAATTTAAGGACGAATTATACACTTTTGATTCATCGAAACTAGAAAGCATCGTGCGCACGATTCCCAACAGTTATGATTGTGTTATTATTTTCGGGCACAATGAAGCGATAACGGATTTTGTCAATACATTTGGAAGCATCTTTATTGATAATGTGCCGACATCGGGTTTTGTTTCACTCCAATTTGACACCGATTCATGGCGGGATTTCAGTAAAGGTGAAACCGACAAAATAGTATTTCCAAGAGATTTAAGATAA